In Eretmochelys imbricata isolate rEreImb1 chromosome 14, rEreImb1.hap1, whole genome shotgun sequence, a genomic segment contains:
- the LOC144274427 gene encoding L-amino-acid oxidase-like, producing the protein MDKFLFLQLFLLVAFPSLESLPGKPKKWEQCFDDPDYDELVDIVKNGLEKKCNSKKVVIVGAGISGLTAAKLLRDAGCKVLILEASGRLGGRIETYRERDWYMDLGPMRLPKHHRIVREFIKQFKLKLNAFYNTDANAWYLVNNVRVRYKDAEKNPDILRYPVHPAEKGKSATQLYEQTLDKVTTDCSALKEKYDSFSTKEYLIKEGNLSRGAIDMIGDLLNEDGRFYMSFLHSVMAHVTFSDTSFDEITGGFDQLSDAFYQHIRGGIQFHSAVVKILTKGDQVRVFYRRANTSVPLSVTADYVLVTATAKAARLIKFSPPLSPLKTHALRSMHYTKDVKIALACTKKFWEKDGIHGGRSITDRPSRFVYYPNHNFSSGLGVILASYTWGDDTEFFIPLSDEKCVDVVLGDLAEIHQVPKDYIRSVCNKYVIKKWGLDRYSMGSYVSFTQYQYVDYAKALFQNEGRIHFSGELTAQPHAWIDTAMKSAVRAARNIHAVINASPKQQQHELKENEL; encoded by the exons ATGGACAAGTTCT TATTTCTTCAGCTCTTCCTCCTTGTGGCATTCCCAAGCTTGGAGAGCCTGCCTGGCAAACCGAAGAAGTGGGAACAATGCTTCGATGACCCTGACTATGACGAACTGGTGGATATTGTCAAAAACGGATTGGAAAAAAAGTGTAATTCAAAGAAGGTGGTGATTGTTGGGGCAGGAATCAGTGGACTCACAGCTGCCAAATTGTTGAGAGATGCTGGTTGCAAG GTTCTGATTCTGGAAGCCAGTGGCCGCTTGGGAGGACGCATCGAGACCTACCGAGAACGAGATTGGTACATGGACCTGGGACCCATGCGTTTGCCAAAACATCACAG GATTGTGCGTGAATTTATTAAACAATTTAAACTTAAACTGAATGCATTCTATAATACTGATGCGAATGCCTGGTATTTGGTTAACAATGTCAGGGTGAGATATAAAGATGCAGAAAAAAACCCTGATATTTTGCGGTACCCCGTGCACCCTGCAGAGAAGGGAAAATCTGCCACTCAGCTTTATGAGCAGACACTGGATAAG GTGACAACAGACTGCAGTGCTCTGAAAGAGAAATATGACTCCTTTTCCACCAAG GAGTATTTGATTAAAGAAGGAAATTTAAGTAGAGGAGCCATCGACATGATCGGTGACTTGCTGAATGAAGATGGTAGATTTTACATGTCATTTCTTCACTCAGTCATGGCTCATGTTACCTTCTCCGACACCAG TTTCGATGAGATCACGGGGGGATTCGATCAGCTTTCTGATGCTTTCTACCAGCATATTCGTGGGGGTATTCAGTTTCACTCTGCAGTAGTGAAGATATTAACTAAGGGTGACCAAGTGAGAGTGTTCTACCGTAGGGCAAACACATCGGTCCCCTTATCTGTGACGGCCGACTATGTCCTTGTCACAGCCACGGCAAAAGCTGCACGGCTCATTAAATTTTCTCCACCTCTTTCTCCTCTCAAGACCCATGCCCTGCGCTCCATGCACTACACAAAGGATGTTAAGATTGCTTTGGCCTGTACTAAAAAGTTTTGGGAGAAGGATGGAATCCATGGCGGGAGGTCAATCACGGATCGCCCCTCCAGATTCGTCTACTACCCCAACCACAATTTCTCCAGTGGCCTGGGCGTGATCCTGGCTTCCTACACCTGGGGCGATGATACTGAATTCTTTATTCCCCTCAGTGATGAAAAGTGTGTTGATGTGGTTCTGGGGGACCTGGCAGAAATCCACCAGGTGCCCAAAGATTATATCCGGAGTGTCTGCAATAAGTATGTGATCAAGAAATGGGGCCTGGACAGATATTCCATGGGCTCATATGTTTCCTTCACCCAGTACCAATATGTCGACTACGCCAAGGCTCTGTTTCAGAATGAAGGGAGGATCCATTTTTCAGGAGAACTCACAGCCCAGCCTCACGCCTGGATCGACACCGCTATGAAATCTGCTGTGAGAGCAGCAAGGAACATCCATGCTGTTATTAACGCCTCACCGAAGCAGCAGCAACATGAGCTGAAGGAAAATGAACTTTAA